A DNA window from Hordeum vulgare subsp. vulgare chromosome 1H, MorexV3_pseudomolecules_assembly, whole genome shotgun sequence contains the following coding sequences:
- the LOC123427483 gene encoding mitochondrial dicarboxylate/tricarboxylate transporter DTC-like, whose translation MADAKQQQAAAPTGVWKTIKPFVNGGASGMLATCVIQPIDMIKVKIQLGEGSAAQVAKTMYANEGLGSFYKGLSAGLLRQATYTTARLGSFRVLTNKAIEANDGRPLPLVQKAFIGLTAGAIGACVGSPADLALIRMQADSTLPAAQRRHYKNAFHALYRITADEGVLALWKGAGPTVVRAMSLNMGMLASYDQSVELFRDKLGAGEYQTVIGASAISGFCAAACSLPFDYVKTQIQKMQPDATGKYPYTGSLDCAMQTMKTGGPFKFYSGFPVYCVRIAPHVMMTWLFLNQIQKYQKKIGI comes from the exons ATGGCGGACGCGAAGCAGCAGCAGGCCGCGGCGCCCACCGGCGTCTGGAAGACGATAAAGCCATTCGTCAATGGTGGCGCCTCCGGGATGCTCGCCACCTGCGTCATCCAGCCCATCGACATGATCAAG GTGAAGATCCAGTTGGGTGAGGGATCTGCAGCTCAGGTCGCAAAGACAATGTATGCTAATGAGGGCCTTGGTTCCTTCTACAAG GGTTTGTCAGCAGGTTTACTAAGGCAAGCTACCTATACGACAGCTCGTCTTGGATCCTTCAG GGTTTTGACAAACAAAGCAATTGAGGCAAATGATGGGAGGCCATTGCCGCTTGTTCAGAAAGCTTTTATTGGTCTAACTGCTGGAGCGATTGGCGCATGTGTGGGCAGTCCTGCTGATTTGGCACTCATTAGGATGCAAGCTGATTCGACCCTACCAGCAGCACAGCGGCGTCACTACAAAAATGCATTCCACGCACTCTACCGTATCACAGCTGATGAAGGTGTCCTTGCGCTTTGGAAGGGTGCAGGCCCAACTGTGGTGAGAGCCATGTCACTGAATATGGGCATGCTTGCGTCCTATGATCAAAGTGTTGAGCTGTTCAGAGACAAATTGGGTGCCGGAGAATATCAGACTGTTATTG GAGCCAGTGCAATTTCTGGATTCTGTGCGGCTGCCTGCAGTTTGCCCTTTGATTATGTGAAAACACAAATTCAGAAGATGCAACCTGATGCCACTGGAAAGTACCCATACACTGGGTCTTTGGACTGTGCCATGCAAACCATGAAGACTGGTGGCCCATTTAAGTTCTACTCCGGCTTTCCAGTATATTGTGTCAGGATCGCCCCGCATGTCATG ATGACGTGGCTCTTCTTGAATCAAATCCAGAAGTACCAGAAGAAGATCGGCATATAA